A stretch of Manis javanica isolate MJ-LG chromosome 1, MJ_LKY, whole genome shotgun sequence DNA encodes these proteins:
- the RBKS gene encoding ribokinase isoform X2, which produces MAACGGSGRQWQEEVAAVVVVGSCMTDLVSLTSRLPKTGETIHGHKFFIGFGGKGANQCVQAARLGAKTSMVCKVGKDSFGNDYIENLKQNDISTEFTYQTKDAATGTASIIVNSEGQNIIVIVAGANLLLNTQDLREAAGAIRRAKVMICQLEVTPTTSLEALTMAHSDGVKTLFNPAPAIADLDPRFYTLSDVFCCNESEAEILTSLTISSPADAGKAALVLMERGCQVVVITLGAEGCVVVSQTEPVPKHIPTNKVKAVDTTLKMKQRVFIKMLDPVITEKWLILCFQHLCQSQLLLL; this is translated from the exons TCTTACTTCGCGTTTGCCAAAAACTGGAGAAACCATCCATGGACATAAGTTTTTTATTGGCTTTGGAGGAAAAGGTGCCAACCAGTGTGTCCAAGCTGCTAGGCTTGGAGCAAAGACATCTATGGTGTGCAAG GTTGGCAAAGATTCTTTTGGCAATGATTATATAGAAAACTTAAAACAGAATGATATTTCTACAg aatttacatATCAGACTAAAGATGCTGCGACAGGAACTGCTTCTATAATTGTCAATAGTGAAG GCCAGAATATCATCGTTATAGTGGCTGGAGCAAATTTACTTTTGAATACTCAAGACCTGAGGGAAGCAGCCGGCGCCATTCGCAGAGCCAAAGTAATGATCTGCCAGCTAGAAGTAACTCCAACAACTTCTTTAGAAGCCCTGACAATGGCCCACAGCGATGGAG TGAAAACATTGTTCAATCCAGCCCCTGCCATTGCTGACCTGGACCCCCGGTTCTACACCCTCTCAGATGTGTTCTGCTGCAATGAAAGTGAG GCTGAGATTCTTACCAGCCTCACAATCAGCAGCCCTGCAGATGCCGGGAAGGCTGCGCTGGTGCTCATGGAGAGGGGCTGCCAGGTCGTGGTCATCACCTTAGGCGCTGAGGGCTGTGTGGTGGTGTCACAGACAGAACCTGTCCCAAagcacattcccaccaacaaagtCAAAGCTGTGGATACCACG ctaaaaatgaaacaaagggtCTTCATAAAGATGTTGGACCCTGTGATCACCGAGAAATGGCTCATCCTCTGCTTCCAGCATCTGTGTCAGTCACAGCTCCTCTTGCTGTGA